The genomic DNA GCCAacgcaaaatggctgccatgggttgactatatatttttattatattgcaaGCCATCCTAGGCAACTTTTGGGGCACAAACGGCGAGATACCCATTTTTTAACATTAAATGTATTTTACTGCAGAAATATGTGCTGCTGCTACTGGGGTTATTGTTTGCTTGCTGCTATTTTGTGTCGAAATTGTTTGGCAGGAGCAACCTGTCCAGTTCATCCATTGGGTggcctcttccttcctgcccacAGTAACATCCGTATAACTCAAAGTCCTCTGGGCATCGGTCGGTTAAGCAATACAGCATCTCCCCCAACTGTGGGAGCACCCGCTTGACTCTTCCGTTGTCTCTCAGTTGCAGGAACGTAAACCGGTCACAAACTATAGAAGGAAGTAGAAATCTGAGTCATATAATTTGATTCTATCTTTGGACACCTCCTTGTTGTTATGGTCCCCCCTAGCATTCTTTATGCCAGGGCAAGCAGAAAATAGGTTGGGATCTCCTTGTGATTTGTAGGAAACTGACCccctgtcaggctttggggaattgccccccccccccgtggcagtagataagaagatcaaagaaaggaactcttaccagttagaaactttaatcatcacagcgagagaacaaagaacacatctcctagaaatggcggtgctcccaattaaggatcacacccCTTCCATGCCTGTTAATCTACGTCACTACTACgccttgtaatctgagtttgtaacctctgtgctttctgttctgagactttctcgACTTTGGGGAGatcggaggaatgctgtccaacaactctgaatctgttaaccctctctctcccagtgtttcttctcctagtgttccccatccagtatttctcagcttctgccttctgaactatgaccctctgcaaaccactgttccaaatctatactgtcctcctggtcctggaaagattcaggacagcatcaggaggagggggtggctcccaccattcttcctcagtgcagcccttctcagcacagtccctgaccaccacccccaactgtctgatcatagaattgtagagttggaagggagcacgagGGTTTGTTTGAAAGTGCGCTGTTAATTTGCTGTTTATGTTAACAGTCAAAAATATTCTTTGCTAACATAATGCTTGTACCCAGTCTGGGAATGAAATCTCTTGACTGAGACTTCACAGTTTAGTGAGTCATCTTTAAAACAATAACTTGGTCATTGTTCACCACTTCTGCACGAGAAAGAAGATAAACTCTGTTAAacagtttagaaaaaaaggttTTACCTAACCACCAGTATCTGTGCAGCAAAAGTGTGTGGACCGTAACCTCTAATAGTTATTTCATTATATGAAATTGACAAATTATTCACACTGCACTAGGCTACATGTTTTTCCCAACTTCAGAGTTTTCCCACTGTCTCCTTCCCATGTAATTTCTGGCTCTActggtatgtcccacagaggtccatgaataataataccGTAGCTtaaaggtcccgggccctaaggaagccagGCTATCCTCCatcagggccagggctttttcagtgatggctctgacctggtggaatgctctgtcccacgagactagggccctgcaggacttgatctccttctgcagggccagtaagacagagctattctggctagccttcaatttgaattagcctaatcctctattcccttttccctttcctcttctatgaagaaaccctttctgggaccccacatttaaattcttccctggtctccttgctggccctagtagtaGGACCAAtgtggccagttagccctggtgatcatttgatgtctatTGACTGTGGTTCCCTCGCCctgattttttgaattttaaTGATATTGATGATgcattttatgttgcattttaagctgttttatgctgtttctaagtcacattttaatcaatgttttatatttgctgttagctcccctgagcccggtttttaaaccgaGAAggacggagtataaataaatttaaaaaaatattattatttattattattttagtaaaAGCGAGAGCATCCCCTTCTCACCTTCTCCAAAGGTTTCATCAGGATCTGGCGTCTCTTCTGGAGATATTGTAGAAAAAGTTCTACCTTCTTCTTCAGCTATCTTGAAATGATTCCCTGTAGATCAgataaaatatgttgttgttgctttttaaacaaaataaaataaacctaactgggtttaaaaaaaaagccacaacaacaacaacaacccacaaaatgACACAAAGAATCTCCAGGCCCTCTTAAAACGAACAATTTATTGTGATATAAACTTGCATGGGTTAGATGTCCATCAAATCAATTGCATCAAGTGGTTAGTTAAAATGGtaaggatggatggatagatagatagatagatagatagatagatagatagatagatagatgatagatagatagatagatagatagatagatagatagatgatagatagatagatgatagatagatagatgatagatagatagatagatagatagatagatagatagatagatagatagatagatagatgagatatACACCCTGAGTACTGTTGGGAGGGGGAGTTCAAAATGAGACCAGTCAAGCAGTACCAAGGAAGATCAGCATTGCACAATCGGGAATAGAAATGATCCACTCCCTATTAGAGACCATTGGTGATGAATTGGCACAGCAAATAGTATAAATAATCACCTAAACAGAAACAATCACATGTCTATGGACCTCTACAGAGACTTCACATTTTTTCCTCCTCAGGTGGATCCCTGAGTCTTAAGACTCAGAGattcagctgcaaataaaacgttttaagtgtgttgtaaagtgcaatatacaaatgtgacgcTAGATGGAAaaagtgagctatggcaaattcaatgtatttttaaaaatgtgtttttttgaaaaagaattttcacagcgttttttatatatatgcagACTCCACCTTACTTACCATTGTCTGTTGATCTCCCAAGAGAATCAGAAGTTGAAACCGACTCAGGCTCCGTTGAGCTAATAATACCAGGTGGAGCAGCGCTGGTTTCCTCTGTGTTGAAGGCTTTCACTGACAACCCTGAAATCACACTCATGATTAAATCATTCGCCTACTAAACAGTAAATTTGATTTATGCCATTGGTCTTTATTGGCATAAGTTTAAACAGTAAAACCACAAAACCATACAAAGTCACCCAAATACGTTAATAATCCaaacacatacaatatataaaagactagATAGCCACCATTGAATAAATCAGGCAACTTTAGATTTAGCTTTAAAAATCTTGGTTAAATTCCCAAGAAACAATCTTGGTCATTCCACAGATGTGGAGGCACCACTAAAAAGCCCCTGGTCTGAAAAGTGGCAGGGTGTAGAGGCCTCATTCCTGGTTTAATTAAGATATTGAAGACAGGGGTGTCTCTTGACCCCTGTGAAGTAGTTTTTCTGTCCTCTTGATCCATCTTGTCAACATCTGGAATAAGGGAAGAAGAAGATTCCAGAACACATGGGATATAAACCACAGGGCGATGCTGACTTACCTCTTGGCATGGAGTTTCCAAAAGGACCAGCAAGGCCTTCCTGTGCTTTTGTCATGAATAAAGCAGAAAGTGTATGTTAGTTCCTATCCCAACTCCCCACCCTaaagcaagggtcagcaaactttttcagcagggagtcaGTCCACTGTCgctcggactatattttgaaaaaaaaaaattaatacagtggtacctcgggttacagacgcttcaggttacagacgcttcatgttacagaatccgctaacccagaaatagtacctcgggttaagaactttgcttcaggatgagaacagaaatcgcctGCCGGCGGTGcagcaacagcgggaggccccattagctaaagtggcacctcaggttaagaacagtttcaggttaagaacagacctccagaatgaattaagttcttaacccgaagtgcCACTGTAAATGAATCAATTCCTATGcccgacaaataacccagagatgcattttaaataaaaggacacattctactcatgtaaaaacacactgattcctggaccctccacggaccggattgagaaggagattgggccaaatttggcccccgggccttaggttgcctactcctgcccTAAAGCAAAGGCCAAGAAGAATGAGGACTGACTAAAAGGTTTAAACTTTTTGCACTGAACGCCAGTGATTTTTATGAGGGCATTTTCAGCAGAGTTCAGGGACCAGAAACCACATACCTCCATCTCTGAGGGTTTCGAGGCCTCCGCCGCTTTCCATGTCTGGATTAACTGTTTTGAAAGAAAAGTATCCAGTGCAGAAATAATACTTTGGTCAGAAAAGCCATTCAATCTCCTATCCATATAAATTCAAGCaaaaaattacttgcaaaaaGATTCACTACAAAGAGGGTTCGTGTGGCAAGTCCCCTCACCACTGAAGGAAATTTCAGAGTGGGCCTCATTGACACCTGTTATGGACCCAAACATTCACTGCGGAGCATTCACTGTGTCAAGGACTTTGATCTACCATGGTCTATCAAGAGCCTCTATTTTTGACCTCATCAGCCCTACCACTTTTCTGCTCTCCACATATGACCCATGAGTTACAAATATAGGGAGATGTTGTTAGATTAAGGTTGCATAATTGTTCCCTGGTTCCTTTTCTTATGATAAatgggggacacgggtggcactgtggtctaaaccacagagcctagggcttcctgatcagaaggtccgtggttcaaatccccgcgatggggtgagctctaattgctcggtcccagctcctgcccccctagcagttcaaaagcacatcaaagtgcaagtagataaataggtaccgctctggcgggaaggtaaacggcgtttctgtgcgctgctctggttcgccagaagcagcttaatcatgctggccacatgactcggaagctgtctggggacaaatgccggctccctcggccagtaaagcgagatgagcaccgcaaccccagagtcatctgtgactggacttaatggtcaggggtccctttacctttacctatatgatGGACTTTGCAAAACATTCAGCAGCATTACTGTGGTGTAATGCAGAAGTAgaaaacttgtggccctccaaatgttgctagaccACAACTACCAAGATCCCTtacatgctgactggggctgttaggagttggagtcccagcAACATGTGGTGGTCTACTGGTTACCCTATCCCTGATGTTAGTGGTTCGAGCagcagtagccaatgtggtgccttccaaatgttgctggaatacaactcccatcatgtcgAACCGTTGATCATGATGGattggctggtgggagttggagtctgaggACATCACATGGGCTACCCTTGggtcagagtgttggactgggcTTGAAGAGACCTAAGTTCAAATCCACCACTCAACCATATGGCATTTACTGAGTAAATGTAACTggaatttctgtttttttaaaaaagattatgaaTCAATGATGACTTTGTTTATTGTGCTGTCAGAAGAAGCTGGGGATGAAGAGCGAGAAGACAGTGATGTTAACCTGTGTGAGATGTACTTACCACCTTCTTCTGGGTTTCTCAGCAAGAGTCCACTGGACTCAGGAGAAATGTCTGTCAAAGGAAGAACAAGAAAGCTCAACATTCTTTAGTTTATTCAGACCATTATAAATCAAAGATGCAACATCTATGGTATATCTCTGGCTGAGCTGATGAAGGAGTTAATCCGGTGCAGTCAGAGTCCCACTGGATCCTAACCTGCTCACTCTGGAAGATCTTGCTATAGCATTGTTCCCAAAGTTAgttatatcatagaattgtagacttgggaTCCAAAGGGCAATCGATggcagatggccaaccaacctctctgcttaaaaacctcaaatgaacgGGATTAAAACATACTAGTTTTAATGATGAAttgattttatcttttttatgatgatgatgactttAAGCATATTTGATTTAACTGGCTTATGGATTCAGCCGTGTTTTATCTGTAAGTTCATCTGTATACCGCAGTTTATAAGTTTTCTAAACAAGTCTTCTAAAAGCCCTAAAGCCATCACACACCTCCTTCTCTGTGGGCTTCGAGGCCTCCATCACTCGTCGCATCTGAAGCAActgtttaaaagaaaataaaccagCATGGGAGCGATGCTGTGGTCAGGGAAATCAAGCATGCTTTGGGAAAGCAACAGAAGAAATTAATCAAATCAAGGAGATGAACAATAACATCATGCCTGCGAATAACGACTTACGGTCCACTCCAGAACTCTGTACAACCATCCCATCTGTGGTCTGTGGGATAACTGAAAGATACACAATATCGATATATGCCTATGAGAGTCTGCAAGCTTCACCATCGCATACCATAATTAGAGTAACATCTGCTgtgctgtattttgttttatgtcTGTGCAGAGGACAGTAAGGAGAAGAGACTGGTCTTCTGCAACAGGGGATAAACCACATATAGCCGTATCTGGAAAAACTAGGTCCAAATCTTCTCCCAAGGTAAGTCATGATATAATAAGATTTGAGGGGGGGGTGTCTTGTGAGCCATTCAGTTGAACCCCCTTCAAGATACAGGACATCCAGAGATCAAGAGCATAAGATGGCTGCCCAACCCCTGCTTGAAGACCTTCAGCAAATATCAGCCCACCCAATGCACTAACTACCTGTAGTTCCATTGCCTATCTGCccttagtagtagtaataataataattttagtatttatatcctgccatctggctgggttcccccagcccttGATGTCAAGATGTTTCTGCTAATGTTCAGCAGCAATCTACCCTCTTGTAACTGAATCCCATTTGATCCGTTCCTGctctctggggcagcagagaatATACCGGTACCTTTGTTGTCTTCTACCTGGCAgaccttcaggtatttgaaaagttctatcatgccccccccccacgccttgCTCATCTTTTCTACAGGAAAAATAGACCTATTTCCTCGAAGCGTTCCTCAACAGGACTTGTTGAACACCCCACTGGCTATTGTTCTTGCCATCTTGTGATCCGGTTCCAGTTTGTTTCGGCTTGTTTCCCCGAAGAGGCTAACCTGAGcagcagaggctggtccattacaACAGATGAATCACTGTCCCACAAACCTCTGCCGGCCCTTAGTTGGcccccacctgcttgccttcttacttgcaaACAGTCCAAGGGGTGGCACAGCCTTCCAGCTTCCTTCCCCCTAGTGTTCTCTCTTGTAGgactcagcaaggaggaggatggagacaatcatggccggatttaggtttgatggggccctaagctactgaaggtaaagggggccctttatatgtccaactcccaagagactgtgatctatttatagaattaaaaactggcagtgatctacccccattttgggggggggggtcaggtcaaTGTGGTTGAGCTTTTTATGGAGGAGCCctgttttttaagggggggggagaaccaaccAACAAATCGCTGGGAAAACAAACAGCCTGACTGAGTAAACTCCATCTTCCGTTCTGCAGATCATGCAACAATGGAGGACGGGGTGAGGGGCGGGCGGGTTCGATTTTGCCAACGCTAAGGAAAGGGATGCAGCGATCGACCacaatctaccaaaacctcccagggatctaccagtagatcacgatcgacCTATTGGACATGACTGCTatatggcatgggtaggcaaactaaggcccaggggccggatccggcccaatggccttctaaatctggcccacagacggtccgggaatcaacgtgtttttacatgagtagaatgtgcccttttatttaaaatgtatctctgggttatttgtggggcataggaatttgttaattcccctccctttcaaaatatagtccggccccccacaagctctgagggacagcggaccagccccctgctgaaaaagtttgctgacccctgtgatatggtaatttatggacttatttgtatctaaagccatttgcgcataattgttgaactgaaatacacttaagaagtatattaatagtgaagtacaattaagaagtatattaatagtgaaataattattaagctctaacttaaaatgattttttatttataacaaacttaataatgtgaacacattggcatttggcaataacaaaagttcctttagaaacacaatttacaaaacaccgttgctgtatgttggttttatttaatttaatttttatcttatattttggaaatgtacatccaggtttttttccctcctTTATATTTTTTGAGgccctccaagagagtggggccctaagctatatcttgtttagcttatacgtaaatctggcactggagaCAACAGAGTgcattggctctgcctgtcattggctctagctccacctactgttggtcctccttgccttccaccctaccaatcCCAATGGTCATCACTGCACCCAGGCAAAGAGAAGAGGCATGTAGCCTAGCAGAACGGGGAGATATAATGTGGGGGCCAATGTCAACCTCTAGCATTTTATGCTGCATTCATACTCTTCTGTGGGAGCAGGAGAAATTAGTCAAAATATGTCAGAACCACACACAAAACCCATATGTTCCCTTTTGCAAAATTCACCCTACCTTGATGCAAAGGTTCAGTTTTGATCCCCGTTAAACTAAACAAGAACACTGGCAAACTTACCCTCTGCAACAGATGTGTCTGTCAGCTGAGTATCTTCAGCCCTCTGGTTCTGAAATTCTAGAGGGGGAAAAAAGGCTTCTTATTGGAAGGGATGAACGTATTTGCATAGTCTCTATCTGGGCCTATTCATCTGGGGAAGTCTGTTTTCTGTTACCTGTCACTTGTAGACTCCTGCCCCAATTTGGGCTCTGGGGGAGACAGTATAGGATACACATAGCATACTTGCAGCAACAAGCTGGTCTCCgaccataataataaattattattattacctgcagCATGAAGCGTTGTCTGACTTCTCTCGTTGACTGTTTCTGTAAAGAAGAGGGAGCAGGTGTTCTATGGTTCATTTtttgtaaaacaatagaaattaaaaaaatgtccaggcATATGAAAAACGGACAGTGTGCATGCTGCTAAAGGGGAAAGGAGGGATGAAAAGGAAGGGTGGGCAGCTCTTCTCAATGCAAGAAGTACATACAGAAATTTGTTCAGCTTTTTAAACTTGATAAATGGAAATGATTGACAATCCAGTCCAGAGCCCCACATATATCCTGACGCACTTAACAAAGCACACATGCTAGAGATGGAGTTTGCTGTTCTGCATCTGTTTGTCTTTTGATTGTATTATCGTAGCTCGCAACCAGTCTATTGCAGTTTGCATTTCATTAAACATATAGGATCTCTGCCCAATTCGGTGGCATGCAAAAACAACTTTCCTCTTGACAGTATTGCAAGCATCCATCAGTGTTGTGGACAGTAACACAGAAGATTGGGCATGAGAGGCAAACTGGTCTTCTTTGGCGTGCTTGTCCACCTCTAGTGATCTTCTCACTGAGGAACTTTTGATAAGTCTAATTCCCTGGAAAGCAGTCTTAAAACCATTGGCTTGTACTTTTcagacccacacacacacaaaattcgcTGACGTCCCTTTTGGATTGGGACTTGATGGATGAGGGAGTAAaggaagtaatgataaaatggtcaAAAGATGTCGATTCGGTAATTTATCTTGAGCAATGGGACAAATTATGGAAAGAAactattaaatttacagcttcaTATAATATTAAGgaaattttcattaaaatgtattacagatggtacctaacgccGGTAAAGATAGCCAGAATTTATAAATCAAAAAGcaacatgtgttggaaatgtaataagGAAATAGGAACTATgatgcatatgtggtggtcgtgtgaGAAAATTAAAACTTTCTGGCTATCGGTtcatgaagaaatgaaaaaaatgatgaaaaaagTCAAAAATCAAAAAGCCTGAGGCATATTTGTTAGGATTAATAGATGAAGATAtaccaaaagggaaggaaaaagtatTTCTATATGCTAGTACAGCAGCCAGGGTAGTTATAGCAGCTAAGTGGAAGGATGAAAAGGTACCatcgaaagaggaatggatctgTAAATTGAATGAGTATCtattaatggcaaaattaacagcggtaataaggaatacatcaaagcaaaatttaaaaaatgaatggataTGTTATGAGGCATATATGGCCAAACATTACTTGCGTGTCTAGATTAAGAGATATGAAGATtaataaagggaaaataaagagatTAAGAGGATAAGAAAATGTTTTATAAAGAATGAGaatacagaatgcatattgagaaaaggatttatggcagaagaagaaatgtcagaggggtgggggaggaggggttatgggagtatggtttttttttatttattagtatGTATGATTTCTTAAACTCATTTAatggatttgtatattttaatttaaaatttcaataaagtttcttttaaaaaaaaatctctgacgTGTGACATAATAGCAGTAGCAGCAAATTAACTTTGCAAGAATACAGTTCATAAAAATTCAAATCAGGGAACAGGGACGTCTACAGACCGCTGAGGAAACAAGATCTCAGAGTTTCTCTTTTATATTCTCACCTGTAACCAGAGAGGGACAGAGTGAAACATCCATGCTGTTCAAGGAAGAGTTAATGTGGGAATGCAGAAAGCATTCAATAGCTGCCTTGTCACAGTTGCAGAGAAGGCGTTCACAGGCATCGTCAGACTCTGGAGACGAAAGAAAACCGAAATTGAAGGGGGGTTGGAGGGATCAACATACAAAGTACTATTGAGATATCTGTTTCCACAATCTGCCTTCTCTCTATAAGGTTTTGACCTGGAGAAGTGCATTTCGTTTTTGTAGCTGAGAGTGTATATTGTGCCTCCCACACTATTCAACCAGCATGGAACGAGTTCAAGACTGAGAACAGTTCACAGTGAGAGATGGTTCTAATGCACCGGAAAACTCATCTATATAAATAAAGatgtaaatgtttgtttgttactcatctaagatctcagaaagtccttgaccgatcgctttgaaattttgacacaacgttgggttccattcctgccgtgtttttatgtaaaaatattacataaatgtcacacctgtgacaggtagAAACTTGGTTTTGGGCAAAAACAGCGCCATCTGCTGGACGCCAAAGCAGCACATAGTAATTTCATTGGTCATGTTCGTGGGGAGCAGAACCAGCACTTTTACAGGAATGTCCATTGTGTTgcggggaggcaggcgaaaatggggtctccttccactacagggaggaaagaaggagaggaggcaggtgggagttcaacgggagaagctgtggggaggcagacaaAAACAgagggaaagacggagaggaggcaggcagaagttcaatggggaaagttgtggggagggaggcgaTATCTCCACAGAATTACAAACGTGCGCTTTCTCCTTTCTATCTTCCTTTTTTCCAATGaaccaaatgagccacagcaacgtgtggctgGGTACAGCTAGCGTTGATATTAAATTCTCTTCTTTCCAATTACTGATTTGGACAGGATTCCCTTCAGGAAACGATACATGCAAGAATCACCTGCACCTCTGAAAATATTATAATCTGCCAGTAGATAAAACCAAAATGCTACCTGGAAATGGaataagcaacattttttttaaaaaagaagaagaatctaaATCTAAACTAAAACATGTAGTATAGTGAAAGCCCCTATAGGAATACACAATCATTCACATGAGACCACGGGGATTTGATGTGATCATATAGGAAGGGCATGCAAAAAGATTACAGGTGAGTTCTCACAAAGGCAGTCACGTGCTGAAAGCTcacaattaattaattgaaacaaagcgtTTTTTCTATGCCACTTTGATCAGTCTGTCAAGCACCCACAGAAGAAGATGTTTCGGGGGTGCTTCAGTTATTATGGAGtcagaagcctgcagccaatagaaggaacgatgtgctcgccacaatatattgaggttctacgaaagagagttattccagagctggaaaagaggtatcctgacaTTACTGGGATATTtcagcaggacctagccccctgtcacacatcgaaagtggtagagaaattcatgacagagcagcaaatacaggtactgtACTTGATTAGCCAGGGAATTCCCTggacgtaaatcccattgagaatttgtgggctacaTGCAAAAGTCGCCTCCGTGCCATCTGTTACGATcatcctactcatgtgtaggaccctggcagagacacatgcccaactggcatgttctcccccccccctcctggttgatcattcgggagcttcaaaagctttctccggcccgaacatcacagcgactgataccaaaaagcatcagcacacttacgatcctgcagagtatttgcagtttgcgtaacagaactcagtagcacaacattttggctaatctactttatttacatgtaatacactcagagcattctgacttagctccttcctctttctcatcagacgaCAAAGAGAGAtagaaacaaaggacaatagtcctacatTCTGGAACACAGTAGTACAAatcatcctgtctccgtcaccttcccactctgtggaatgaaaacatacaccgtcatgtgatagacaacaatctcatgactgcaaacacggagcaGGAATCCTGCAAATCCCTCATGTGTGCTTTTAACACGGAACCGGTGccgggggagaggggagggacacGTGAACCAATAGGAAGGAGCCAAGAACAGAACCACAACGAGAGGAAATTAGGTTGTGCAGAAACTTCTGCAGAATAAATTGCCAGAGGcattgtgcttctgaataccagatgctgtgAAATCACAAGTTGGGAGAGCACATCTCATGTCCTGAACTGGATGCTGAACCGGACTGGATGCTGAAACTTTGGCTCCTTATCAGATTCTGAACTAGCCACCTGCCAGGCATTTTTACTAATTCAAAAGTGGACCGTCAGTTTCTCTCTACATTCAAAGTGGCAAGTCCATAGAGCAagctttaaaacagaataaaagacctttaaaaacaaacaaacaaacacacacacacacacactgtaaaacATGATGGATATAGAGAGAATAAGCCTGCAACTCACACACATTTAACCTGTGTGCATTTAGCTTTATGTATGTGGCTAATAAGAATAATtagaaataatgttgttgttgttgttcagtcgttcagtcgtgtccgactcttcgtgaccccatggaccagagcacgccaggctcgcCTGCTGGGATGCTTCCTGCTGGGATGCTTGGGGGTTTGCAGTTTCCCAGAGCCTCCTGAGTAACTTCAATCACCCCATTTCAGTGCATTGGACAGGGAGGCAGAGGAAACTCTAAATCCCATGCCTCCCAGCAGGAGATGATACTCCTCGGCATTGCGCAGGATCACACAACCCTAATGACCAGACTTTTACAGACTCATTTATTCCCAGAAGGCCCTCTCCAGCATGAATTCTCTCCAAGTTTGTTTGGGAAAGCGGGAGactggcaaggggggggggaggtttcgcTCTAGTCGAGCTGAGCTG from Lacerta agilis isolate rLacAgi1 chromosome 7, rLacAgi1.pri, whole genome shotgun sequence includes the following:
- the OC90 gene encoding otoconin-90 — translated: MVVILLVNMLMVLHSGGGQGSETPAIPMDLPHAAERDLNNITFFNGVFANVEGVALFFDCLGSQFTWLQSIFTSFPALLNFVSKMRCVTGICPRDFEDYGCTCRFEMEGLPADEFDGCCFEHRKCYEEATEEECVWDPAKISTDVSCLTKNITCESDDACERLLCNCDKAAIECFLHSHINSSLNSMDVSLCPSLVTETVNERSQTTLHAAEFQNQRAEDTQLTDTSVAEGKFASAYIDIVYLSVIPQTTDGMVVQSSGVDLASDATSDGGLEAHREGDISPESSGLLLRNPEEGVNPDMESGGGLETLRDGAQEGLAGPFGNSMPRGLSVKAFNTEETSAAPPGIISSTEPESVSTSDSLGRSTDNGNHFKIAEEEGRTFSTISPEETPDPDETFGEVCDRFTFLQLRDNGRVKRVLPQLGEMLYCLTDRCPEDFELYGCYCGQEGRGHPMDELDRCCFSHHCCLEQVKKLGCRPERNSRSEVVCFDRVPKCIGWTMCEKLQCSCDKAAAECMAAASFNESMGSPNRQACPDPEVKLFCRRGGHERPLSGAGTSSRASSEEERSSEEADPAKSLLGRGKRSARLARGISRAVRLQRR